From the genome of Lentilactobacillus buchneri, one region includes:
- the hisE gene encoding phosphoribosyl-ATP diphosphatase, with protein sequence MQDLDELYQLILERKNNPEKGSYTDYLFTKGLDKILKKVGEEATEVVVAAKNPSDPDFILEVADLAYHVEVLMAQRGITPDQIKQELASREGKKSITKDRKQIKEW encoded by the coding sequence ATGCAAGATTTAGACGAACTTTATCAATTAATTTTGGAACGCAAAAACAACCCCGAGAAGGGCTCATACACCGATTATTTATTTACCAAGGGTCTCGATAAGATCCTGAAAAAAGTGGGTGAAGAAGCAACCGAAGTGGTTGTGGCTGCGAAGAATCCGTCCGATCCCGACTTTATTTTGGAAGTTGCCGATTTGGCCTACCATGTCGAAGTTCTGATGGCCCAACGCGGAATTACCCCCGACCAGATTAAGCAGGAGCTTGCCAGCCGTGAAGGCAAAAAAAGCATCACCAAGGATCGTAAACAAATTAAGGAGTGGTAG
- the hisF gene encoding imidazole glycerol phosphate synthase subunit HisF: MLAKRIIPCLDVDHGRVKKGVNFVNLQDVGDPTEIAAAYQQQGADELVFLDITATNEKRKAIVETIEKVASQVFMPLTIGGGIHSVDDMQNLLKAGADKTAVNSAAVSNPQLITAGAEKFGAQCVVLAIDAKWNPESGQYDVYVNGGRQRTNLNAIEWAKKGVALGAGELLVTSMDKDGTKSGYDINLYKQLTAAVNVPVIASGGCGQLGDFAEVFDQADVDGALAASVFHFGELTIADVKTDLRKDGVIVR, from the coding sequence GTGTTAGCTAAACGAATTATTCCTTGTTTGGATGTTGACCACGGCCGAGTGAAGAAGGGGGTCAACTTTGTCAATTTGCAGGACGTTGGTGATCCAACCGAGATTGCGGCTGCCTATCAACAACAAGGTGCCGATGAGCTGGTGTTTTTGGACATCACCGCGACCAATGAGAAGCGTAAGGCGATCGTTGAGACCATTGAAAAAGTCGCCAGCCAAGTCTTCATGCCGCTGACAATTGGTGGCGGCATCCATAGCGTCGACGATATGCAAAATCTGCTGAAAGCCGGCGCCGATAAGACAGCCGTTAATTCAGCCGCTGTCAGCAACCCCCAGTTAATCACGGCCGGAGCTGAAAAATTTGGCGCTCAATGCGTTGTGTTAGCCATTGATGCCAAATGGAATCCAGAATCCGGGCAGTATGATGTGTACGTCAACGGCGGCCGTCAACGCACGAATTTAAATGCGATTGAGTGGGCCAAAAAAGGGGTTGCGCTCGGAGCCGGTGAACTCTTAGTTACCAGCATGGATAAAGACGGCACCAAGAGTGGTTATGATATTAACCTGTACAAACAGCTAACCGCTGCCGTGAACGTACCGGTGATTGCTTCTGGTGGCTGTGGGCAACTGGGTGACTTTGCTGAAGTCTTTGACCAAGCAGATGTTGACGGTGCTTTGGCAGCCTCGGTCTTTCACTTTGGTGAACTGACGATTGCTGATGTGAAAACTGATTTACGCAAAGACGGGGTGATCGTACGATGA
- the hisI gene encoding phosphoribosyl-AMP cyclohydrolase: MKPDFEKYSDGLVPTIVIDDNTKQVLMMAYVNEESFNLSMQTRQTWFWSRSRQELWHKGETSGNTQEIVSIDIDCDEDTLLMKVIPAGPACHTGHTSCFYRTILPEPTKEE; the protein is encoded by the coding sequence ATGAAACCTGATTTTGAAAAATATTCAGACGGCCTGGTACCGACAATTGTGATTGATGACAATACCAAACAAGTGTTGATGATGGCCTATGTTAATGAAGAAAGTTTCAATTTGAGTATGCAAACCAGACAAACCTGGTTTTGGTCTCGAAGTCGCCAAGAATTGTGGCACAAGGGTGAAACTAGTGGCAATACGCAAGAAATCGTTTCAATCGATATTGACTGTGATGAAGATACTTTATTGATGAAAGTGATTCCGGCCGGACCGGCATGTCATACCGGGCACACCAGCTGCTTTTACCGGACCATTTTACCGGAACCAACCAAGGAGGAATAA
- the mnmA gene encoding tRNA 2-thiouridine(34) synthase MnmA codes for MQDNSQTRVVVGMSGGVDSSVVAYLLKQQGYDVIGVFMKNWDDTDENGVCTATEDYKDVAKVANKIGIPYYSVNFEKEYWDRVFTYFLDEYKKGRTPDPDVICNKEIKFKAFLDYALELGADYIATGHYAQLTRDADGHNHLLRASDGNKDQTYFLSQLSADQLDRVMFPIGNLVKPDVRKIAREAGLATADKKDSVGICFIGEKNFKNFLGHYLPATPGKMMTVDGEVKGQHDGLMYYTIGQRRGLGIGGDGVDNQPWFVVGKDLKQNILYVGKGYHNPLLYADYLEASDIHWVNNLDRGKDFHCTAKFRYRQKDTGVTVHISDDGQSVRVDFDAPVRAITPGQAVVFYDGDECLGSAIIDAAYKQAKELQYV; via the coding sequence ATGCAAGACAACAGTCAAACACGTGTTGTTGTTGGAATGAGTGGTGGTGTCGACTCCTCAGTCGTCGCTTATCTGCTCAAACAACAAGGATACGATGTGATTGGCGTTTTCATGAAGAACTGGGATGATACTGATGAAAACGGCGTATGTACTGCAACCGAAGACTATAAAGACGTTGCTAAAGTCGCTAACAAGATCGGCATCCCATATTATTCTGTCAACTTTGAAAAGGAGTATTGGGACCGCGTGTTCACTTACTTCTTGGATGAGTATAAAAAGGGCAGAACCCCCGATCCTGATGTGATTTGTAATAAGGAAATCAAGTTCAAAGCCTTCTTGGATTATGCTTTGGAATTGGGTGCCGATTACATTGCAACCGGGCATTACGCCCAATTAACCCGTGATGCAGACGGTCACAATCATCTGCTGCGGGCATCCGATGGCAACAAGGACCAGACCTACTTCTTGAGCCAACTTTCAGCTGACCAGCTGGACCGGGTTATGTTTCCAATTGGTAACCTGGTTAAGCCGGATGTTCGAAAGATTGCCCGTGAGGCCGGCTTGGCAACTGCCGACAAGAAAGACTCCGTTGGTATTTGCTTTATCGGCGAGAAGAACTTCAAGAACTTCTTAGGTCACTATCTGCCAGCAACTCCCGGCAAGATGATGACCGTTGACGGCGAAGTTAAGGGCCAACACGATGGTTTGATGTATTACACCATCGGTCAGCGTCGTGGACTTGGAATTGGTGGCGATGGTGTTGATAACCAGCCATGGTTCGTTGTCGGCAAAGATTTAAAGCAGAATATTTTATACGTGGGCAAGGGTTATCACAATCCATTGTTGTATGCCGATTACCTTGAGGCTTCAGATATTCACTGGGTTAATAACTTGGACCGCGGCAAGGACTTCCACTGCACCGCTAAGTTCCGTTATCGTCAAAAAGATACCGGCGTGACCGTTCATATCAGTGATGACGGCCAGTCGGTTCGCGTTGATTTTGACGCACCGGTTCGTGCAATTACACCGGGACAAGCCGTTGTGTTCTATGATGGCGACGAGTGCCTCGGCTCTGCGATTATTGATGCGGCTTACAAGCAGGCTAAAGAATTACAATATGTTTAA
- the hisA gene encoding 1-(5-phosphoribosyl)-5-[(5-phosphoribosylamino)methylideneamino]imidazole-4-carboxamide isomerase, which yields MQIIPAIDLKNQQSVRLYQGDFQQTTVISKSPLQQAVAIDSAGLKNLHLVDLDGAKSGRPVNRALIEQICAQTDLKVEVGGGIRSLSQINTYLTSGVNRVILGSAALNNPKLVQQAIEQFGADQIVVGIDGKDGRVAVSGWLEQSSVEMGELMASMVAFGVNTFVVTDISRDGTMTGPNTAQLSSLQAKFPQVTVVASGGIRNVSDLEDLQTAGIKAAIVGKAMATGDLPLDVLAEVNTSVS from the coding sequence ATGCAGATTATTCCCGCAATTGACTTAAAGAATCAACAAAGTGTCCGGCTTTATCAGGGTGATTTCCAACAGACAACCGTTATTAGCAAGTCGCCCTTACAACAGGCAGTGGCAATCGATTCTGCCGGCTTGAAAAATTTGCATCTCGTTGACTTGGATGGCGCCAAGTCAGGACGGCCGGTCAATCGGGCATTGATCGAACAAATCTGCGCCCAAACTGATCTCAAAGTTGAAGTTGGCGGCGGAATTCGCTCACTCTCCCAAATTAATACTTACCTGACATCAGGCGTTAACCGCGTGATTCTGGGGTCAGCAGCCCTGAACAACCCCAAGTTGGTGCAGCAGGCCATCGAACAATTTGGCGCTGATCAAATCGTCGTTGGCATTGACGGCAAGGATGGTCGGGTGGCCGTTTCGGGCTGGCTGGAACAAAGTTCCGTGGAAATGGGTGAACTGATGGCCTCAATGGTGGCCTTTGGTGTCAATACCTTCGTGGTAACGGATATTTCCCGGGATGGGACGATGACTGGGCCCAATACCGCTCAGCTCAGTAGCCTGCAAGCCAAATTTCCTCAAGTCACCGTGGTGGCTTCCGGTGGCATCCGTAACGTTTCAGATCTTGAGGATTTGCAAACCGCTGGGATTAAAGCAGCGATTGTCGGTAAAGCAATGGCAACGGGTGATTTACCGCTCGATGTCTTGGCGGAGGTGAATACCAGTGTTAGCTAA
- the hisC gene encoding histidinol-phosphate transaminase, whose protein sequence is MVKEAVKNLEPYVPELTLEQMKKQKGLDKLVRMSANENAYGTSGDVAKALDKWHYRDANLYPDSNADELREIIASQFDINADKLIFGNGLDEIIELLSRVILEPGDEVLDPAPTFSEYALHAEIKGAKIKSVGLDDSGRIDLKAMARSISSKTKMIWICNPNNPTGTFLEADAIRAFVEDVPEAITVIVDEAYIDFTGGIHDSVIQLTKEFKNLVVLRTFSKAYGLANFRVGFAVCSDPLIGYLQAARLPYNLSTFAEIAATAAFKDQSFVDNTVKKVIAERKKWEHFLIKAGLPFYDSATNFIFFQVKGGDADALHEYLLENGYLLRNGLRKDWLRVTIGRPEDNQAVQKLIADYLA, encoded by the coding sequence ATGGTCAAAGAAGCCGTCAAAAATCTGGAACCGTACGTTCCTGAACTCACTTTGGAACAGATGAAGAAGCAAAAGGGGCTGGATAAGTTAGTCAGAATGTCCGCCAATGAAAACGCCTATGGCACCTCTGGTGACGTGGCCAAGGCACTGGACAAGTGGCACTATCGCGATGCCAATCTGTATCCCGACAGTAACGCTGATGAGCTGCGGGAAATTATTGCTTCCCAGTTTGATATCAACGCCGACAAGTTGATCTTTGGCAACGGCTTGGATGAAATTATCGAATTGCTGTCGCGGGTGATTCTTGAACCCGGGGATGAAGTTTTGGATCCGGCACCAACTTTTTCAGAATATGCCCTGCATGCAGAAATTAAGGGTGCCAAAATCAAATCGGTTGGGCTGGACGACTCCGGCCGGATTGATTTAAAAGCAATGGCCCGCTCAATTTCTTCCAAGACCAAAATGATCTGGATTTGTAATCCCAACAATCCTACCGGAACTTTTCTGGAGGCTGATGCCATCCGGGCATTTGTCGAAGATGTTCCCGAAGCGATCACGGTAATTGTTGACGAAGCCTACATTGATTTTACCGGCGGCATCCATGACTCGGTCATCCAGTTGACCAAGGAATTTAAGAACCTGGTGGTTTTGCGGACATTTTCCAAGGCTTATGGTTTAGCCAATTTCAGGGTGGGCTTTGCCGTTTGCTCAGATCCATTGATTGGCTATCTGCAGGCAGCGAGGTTACCGTACAACCTGAGCACCTTTGCTGAAATTGCGGCAACCGCGGCATTTAAAGACCAGTCATTCGTCGACAATACCGTCAAAAAAGTCATTGCCGAACGCAAAAAGTGGGAACATTTCTTAATCAAAGCCGGCTTGCCGTTTTATGACTCGGCAACCAACTTTATTTTCTTCCAAGTGAAGGGTGGGGATGCTGATGCGCTTCATGAATATTTGTTGGAAAATGGTTATTTACTTCGGAACGGTTTACGCAAGGACTGGCTGCGAGTTACCATCGGCAGACCGGAAGACAATCAAGCCGTTCAAAAATTGATTGCCGATTATCTTGCTTAA
- a CDS encoding ATP phosphoribosyltransferase regulatory subunit — protein MKNKNLPIGTRDEFGTEAEVKETIQNKLFQGFRRRGFRKLTTPVLEYSDVFQPLNAENYRPYQLLDEQGEPLVLRPDLTLPVARVMSTTGIELPVKWYYGGDVFRVKKQLSGSYNQLTQAGIEIVGYKGLKADWECLEVALAGCRDMAIENVTIELSHAKFVDVLIDRLDLPEPTKAGLKQALFAKDLSKYNQLAHPLAETPFSSFVNEWPWLFGNFDEVMTVVDTLPPIEELAGIVNHLKSTAAFIQELFPKVNVTLDLSIPSPQSYYTGMAFRGFTDKSSGYLFSGGRYDDLLTNFQNVKTSAVGVAFDVDALVERTSFPDDTPTTLIFFEDDQWQEAEAALSKFANATLCLTDDFEAAKRLAASTNSQLIDLTKAGEK, from the coding sequence ATGAAAAATAAGAATTTACCAATCGGCACCCGTGACGAGTTTGGCACGGAAGCGGAAGTCAAAGAAACGATTCAAAATAAACTTTTTCAGGGCTTTCGGCGGCGGGGATTTCGTAAGTTAACCACCCCGGTTTTAGAATATTCAGATGTTTTTCAACCTCTGAATGCCGAAAATTATCGTCCCTACCAATTATTGGACGAGCAAGGCGAACCACTGGTTTTACGGCCCGATTTGACCCTCCCGGTTGCCCGAGTCATGAGTACGACCGGCATTGAGCTGCCAGTGAAATGGTATTACGGCGGCGACGTTTTCCGAGTAAAGAAGCAGTTATCCGGAAGTTATAACCAATTAACTCAGGCCGGAATTGAAATTGTTGGGTACAAGGGCTTGAAAGCCGATTGGGAGTGTCTGGAAGTTGCTTTAGCAGGATGTCGGGACATGGCCATCGAAAATGTCACGATTGAACTCAGTCATGCCAAGTTTGTTGATGTGCTGATTGATCGGCTGGATTTGCCGGAGCCCACCAAAGCTGGTTTGAAGCAAGCGTTGTTCGCCAAAGATCTCAGCAAGTACAACCAACTCGCACATCCACTGGCAGAAACACCGTTTTCATCGTTCGTCAATGAATGGCCGTGGTTGTTTGGCAATTTTGATGAGGTGATGACAGTCGTTGACACATTACCGCCGATTGAGGAGTTGGCGGGGATCGTTAATCACTTAAAATCAACGGCGGCCTTCATCCAAGAGTTATTCCCCAAAGTCAACGTTACCTTGGACTTAAGCATTCCTTCTCCACAGAGCTATTACACCGGCATGGCTTTTCGCGGCTTTACCGATAAATCCTCAGGCTATTTGTTCAGTGGTGGTCGCTACGATGACTTATTAACCAATTTCCAAAATGTCAAAACGTCTGCCGTGGGGGTGGCATTCGACGTTGATGCCTTGGTCGAACGGACCAGCTTCCCTGATGACACACCAACCACGCTGATCTTCTTTGAGGACGACCAATGGCAGGAGGCAGAAGCGGCTTTATCCAAGTTCGCCAATGCGACCCTCTGTCTGACCGACGATTTTGAAGCTGCTAAACGGCTGGCAGCCAGTACCAACAGTCAACTCATTGATTTAACAAAAGCAGGTGAAAAATGA
- the hisH gene encoding imidazole glycerol phosphate synthase subunit HisH: MITIIDYDTGNTRNVKNALDFLGVPNQLSADPSEILTADGLILPGVGAFKKAMDSLNERGLVPVIQQAADAGIPILGICLGMQILFDKSYEFGESNGLGLIAGEVVPIPENLGVKVPHMGWDQNQSQQTDALGDGFDGQFSYFVHSYYVQTAAENIVSTVDYGVQIPSIVRKDNVIGFQFHPEKSGEVGLNGLAKFKEMVENADYSRN, from the coding sequence ATGATCACAATTATTGATTACGACACTGGCAATACCCGCAACGTTAAAAACGCCTTGGATTTCTTGGGCGTTCCCAATCAATTATCTGCCGATCCCAGTGAGATATTGACGGCTGATGGATTAATTCTGCCGGGTGTCGGCGCCTTTAAAAAAGCCATGGATTCTTTAAATGAACGTGGTTTAGTTCCGGTGATTCAACAGGCTGCCGATGCAGGAATCCCAATTTTAGGGATTTGCCTGGGAATGCAGATTCTGTTTGATAAAAGTTATGAATTTGGTGAGTCAAACGGTCTGGGGTTAATTGCCGGTGAAGTGGTGCCGATTCCTGAGAATTTGGGGGTCAAGGTCCCTCACATGGGCTGGGATCAAAACCAGTCTCAGCAGACCGATGCACTTGGAGATGGGTTCGACGGTCAGTTCAGTTACTTTGTTCATTCCTACTACGTTCAAACGGCGGCCGAAAACATTGTTTCGACAGTCGATTATGGCGTCCAGATTCCAAGTATCGTGCGAAAAGACAATGTTATTGGTTTTCAATTTCATCCTGAAAAGAGTGGTGAAGTTGGACTGAATGGTTTGGCAAAATTCAAGGAGATGGTTGAAAATGCAGATTATTCCCGCAATTGA
- a CDS encoding tetratricopeptide repeat protein, translated as MANNSDKIKKLQAKNQANQRKYTKKREAEEAKAKATIHKLVEKVDHEPDNYHNYYDLATFLVEAKDYEQAEELLMKALGLFDKSNQDVKDTLKFGLGNVYYAAAEYDKAIKIFQEIEDKKLQAESYIMLAQSYMAKGDNKRAMVFALSAQSARHDDPDVNQMIGDNLLALGNFAQAGDFYDIVLKTEPENGKANFNRGLVAMVNGEDFENYFAKAKQADPAYFEKGQQKLKDIEKVIQINKDKPKK; from the coding sequence ATGGCAAATAATTCAGATAAAATTAAAAAATTACAAGCAAAAAATCAAGCAAATCAGCGTAAATATACTAAGAAGCGCGAGGCTGAAGAGGCGAAAGCCAAAGCCACGATTCATAAACTAGTTGAAAAAGTGGATCACGAACCCGACAATTATCACAATTACTATGATTTAGCGACGTTCCTGGTTGAAGCTAAAGATTACGAGCAGGCCGAAGAGCTTTTAATGAAGGCACTCGGCTTATTTGACAAGTCCAACCAAGACGTCAAAGATACCCTGAAATTTGGTCTTGGAAATGTCTACTATGCCGCGGCGGAATACGATAAAGCCATCAAAATCTTCCAAGAAATCGAAGACAAAAAGCTTCAGGCCGAATCCTATATTATGCTGGCCCAAAGCTATATGGCCAAGGGTGACAACAAGCGGGCGATGGTCTTTGCTTTATCGGCTCAAAGTGCCCGGCACGATGACCCTGACGTCAACCAAATGATTGGTGACAATCTCTTGGCCCTGGGTAACTTTGCCCAAGCGGGGGACTTTTACGATATCGTCTTGAAAACAGAGCCTGAAAACGGCAAAGCCAACTTTAATCGCGGCCTGGTTGCCATGGTGAATGGCGAAGATTTTGAAAACTATTTTGCAAAAGCCAAGCAGGCTGATCCGGCTTATTTTGAAAAGGGTCAACAAAAGTTGAAAGATATTGAAAAAGTGATCCAGATCAACAAAGACAAGCCGAAGAAGTAA
- the hisB gene encoding imidazoleglycerol-phosphate dehydratase HisB, with translation MRTATISRNTNETQIELSLNLDDYSKIQIDTGIGFFNHMLDAFARHGRFGLVVKAKGDLDVDPHHTTEDVGIALGLALKQALGDKAGIERFGSALIPLDETLSRVVIDLSGRSYLVFKAEFANDHLGGYDTEVTEDFFQAFAFNAEMNLHAEVLYGRNTHHKIETLFKALGRSLRAAVTINPEIKGIPSTKGVI, from the coding sequence ATGCGAACAGCAACGATTTCTCGCAACACAAATGAAACCCAAATTGAATTAAGTCTCAACTTGGATGACTATTCAAAGATTCAAATTGATACCGGAATTGGCTTTTTCAATCATATGCTGGATGCATTTGCCCGCCACGGCCGCTTCGGGTTGGTGGTCAAAGCCAAAGGAGATTTAGATGTTGACCCGCATCACACCACAGAAGACGTTGGGATTGCTTTGGGACTGGCACTCAAACAGGCGTTAGGCGATAAAGCAGGCATCGAACGATTTGGCTCCGCCTTAATTCCGCTTGATGAAACTCTCAGTCGAGTGGTTATCGATTTGTCCGGCCGGTCTTATCTGGTATTTAAAGCCGAATTTGCCAACGACCACCTGGGCGGCTACGATACCGAAGTCACTGAAGACTTCTTCCAAGCATTCGCCTTCAACGCTGAAATGAATCTTCACGCAGAAGTTTTATATGGCAGAAATACCCACCACAAAATTGAAACACTTTTCAAGGCGCTGGGCAGATCCCTTCGAGCAGCTGTGACCATCAATCCAGAAATCAAGGGGATCCCGTCGACTAAGGGGGTTATCTAA
- a CDS encoding histidine phosphatase family protein, giving the protein MTKLYFVRHGKTEWNLESRYQGAGGDSPLLAQSYTEMDLLGKHFQKTDFAHIYSSPIKRARVTAARIDRKLKSHPDISLLSRLEEFHLGKMEGQKFADVEQAYPEEFEDFRNHPDLYDPKAIGGESYLDVINRMTPAITSIVKAYPDQNVMIVSHGAALNAEINALLGVGLPNLRKRGGLANTSTTILESTDEGQSYQLIDWNDTSYLNKKLDPTDLV; this is encoded by the coding sequence TTGACTAAGTTGTACTTTGTTCGCCACGGGAAAACTGAATGGAATCTTGAAAGCCGTTATCAGGGTGCCGGCGGCGATTCTCCGCTGCTGGCTCAGAGTTATACGGAAATGGATCTGTTAGGCAAACATTTTCAGAAAACCGATTTTGCCCACATTTATTCCAGCCCGATTAAGCGTGCTCGGGTGACGGCGGCTCGAATTGACCGCAAATTAAAGAGCCATCCGGATATTTCACTCTTATCCAGGTTGGAAGAATTTCACTTGGGGAAAATGGAAGGCCAAAAGTTTGCCGATGTTGAGCAGGCTTACCCCGAAGAGTTTGAGGACTTCCGCAACCATCCCGATTTGTACGATCCAAAGGCCATCGGTGGGGAAAGTTACTTGGATGTGATTAACCGCATGACGCCGGCAATCACTTCAATTGTTAAGGCCTACCCGGATCAAAATGTGATGATCGTCAGTCACGGGGCTGCGCTTAACGCTGAGATCAATGCGTTGCTGGGTGTGGGACTGCCCAATTTACGAAAACGCGGCGGCCTGGCAAACACCAGCACGACGATTTTGGAAAGCACAGATGAAGGACAATCCTATCAACTGATTGATTGGAACGACACCAGTTATTTGAACAAAAAATTAGACCCGACAGATTTGGTATAG
- the hisG gene encoding ATP phosphoribosyltransferase, giving the protein MERIKIALTKGRTEDQVVPLLEAAGINCEGIRNKQRRLIFDEDPRYEIILVKGPDVLTYLNSGSVQIGIVGSDILAEQENFQYAMLDLNVGKCRFVLASTKDFNPQAHRRKIIATKYPNITKRYFQGIGEDVEIIKIEGSVELAPLIGLADAIVDIVETGNTLRENNLQVFAKLQPVNTKVVVNRLALRQYQPQIKSLIASLAKADDQLIQSKLIKE; this is encoded by the coding sequence ATGGAACGAATTAAAATTGCCCTTACTAAAGGCCGAACCGAAGATCAAGTGGTCCCATTACTGGAAGCAGCTGGGATTAACTGCGAGGGGATTCGCAACAAGCAACGGCGGCTGATTTTCGATGAAGATCCCCGTTACGAAATTATCCTGGTTAAAGGCCCGGACGTCCTGACCTATCTTAACAGCGGTTCGGTTCAAATCGGGATTGTTGGCAGCGACATCCTGGCCGAACAAGAAAATTTCCAATACGCAATGTTGGATCTCAACGTCGGCAAATGCCGGTTTGTCTTGGCATCAACCAAAGATTTCAATCCCCAGGCCCACCGGCGCAAAATAATTGCCACCAAATATCCCAACATTACCAAACGGTATTTTCAAGGGATTGGCGAAGACGTTGAAATCATCAAAATTGAAGGGTCGGTTGAACTGGCGCCATTGATTGGCCTGGCCGACGCGATTGTCGATATTGTCGAAACCGGCAACACCCTGCGTGAAAACAATCTCCAAGTCTTCGCAAAACTACAGCCAGTCAACACCAAAGTCGTGGTTAATCGATTGGCACTTCGCCAGTACCAACCTCAAATCAAAAGCTTGATTGCCAGCCTCGCCAAGGCCGACGATCAACTGATCCAATCCAAATTAATTAAGGAGTGA